A region from the Pseudonocardia petroleophila genome encodes:
- the glgP gene encoding alpha-glucan family phosphorylase encodes MRALRRFTVRAQLPPALAPLQALATNLRWSWHPPTQDLFAALDPDAWERAGHDPVRLLGEIPTERFEVLAKDADTVVTVRELADDLAAYLDGPRWYQSEREDDETLPEAVGYFSMEFGVSEVLPNYSGGLGVLAGDHLKAASDLGVPLIAVGLLYRSGYFRQSLSLDGWQLEHYPALDPQGLPLQLVTAADGSPVLVTIAMPAGRTLHARIWQAAVGRVPLLLLDSDIEENDPDLRGVTDRLYGGDQDQRIRQEILVGVGGVRAVRAFCEVTGHPRPAVFHTNEGHAGFLGLERIRELQDAHGLSFDESLAAVRAGTVFTTHTPVPAGIDRFPVDMVRHYFGETLLPGVPMQRVLALGAEDNPNMFNMAHMGLRLAQRANGVSQLHGAVSRGMFGGLWEGFDADEVPIGSVTNGVHGATWEAREITELIGTPDAPAAEVSDGELWDLRTALRARLVAEVRRRVRKAWLERGASLPELGWTEHVFDENVLTVGFARRVPTYKRLTLMLRDKDRLRDLLLDPHRPVQLVVAGKSHPADDGGKALIQEIVRFADDPAVRHRITFLPDYDMSMARYLYWGCDVWLNNPLRPLEACGTSGMKSALNGGLNLSIRDGWWDEFYDGANGWAIPTADGIEDPTRRDDLEANALYELLATQVGPAFYDRTDGVPPRWVELVRHTLTTLRPQVQAARMVQEYTETLYAPAARAAAGIVADSFGPARELAAYRQRLGDAWNRVQVVGVDASGLPDTPVVGAPMTVRAVVELAGLDPADVVVEAVVGPVDETDQLDSRKRTAAMKHVGPADGAGQRFEAVVPLPHAGLTGYTVRVLPSHPLLASPAELGKVVLAG; translated from the coding sequence GTGAGAGCTCTCCGCCGTTTCACCGTGCGCGCCCAGCTGCCTCCCGCCCTCGCGCCCCTGCAGGCGCTGGCCACCAACCTGCGGTGGAGCTGGCATCCGCCCACCCAGGACCTGTTCGCCGCGCTCGACCCCGACGCGTGGGAACGGGCCGGGCACGACCCCGTCCGGCTGCTCGGCGAGATCCCGACCGAGCGCTTCGAGGTGCTCGCCAAGGACGCCGACACCGTCGTCACCGTCCGGGAGCTGGCCGACGACCTCGCGGCCTACCTCGACGGCCCGCGCTGGTACCAGTCCGAGCGCGAGGACGACGAGACGCTGCCCGAGGCCGTCGGCTACTTCTCGATGGAGTTCGGCGTCTCGGAGGTGCTGCCCAACTACTCCGGCGGCCTCGGCGTGCTGGCCGGCGACCACCTCAAGGCGGCATCGGACCTCGGGGTGCCGCTGATCGCCGTCGGCCTGCTGTACCGCTCGGGCTACTTCCGCCAGTCGCTGTCGCTCGACGGCTGGCAGCTCGAGCACTACCCGGCGCTGGACCCGCAGGGCCTGCCGCTGCAGCTCGTCACCGCCGCCGACGGCAGCCCGGTGCTCGTGACGATCGCGATGCCCGCGGGCCGCACGCTGCACGCGCGGATCTGGCAGGCGGCGGTCGGGCGGGTCCCGCTGCTGCTGCTCGACTCCGACATCGAGGAGAACGACCCCGATCTGCGCGGCGTGACCGACCGCCTCTACGGCGGCGACCAGGACCAGCGCATCCGCCAGGAGATACTGGTCGGCGTCGGTGGCGTGCGGGCCGTCCGCGCGTTCTGCGAGGTCACCGGCCACCCCCGGCCAGCGGTGTTCCACACCAACGAGGGGCACGCCGGGTTCCTCGGCCTGGAGCGCATCCGCGAGCTGCAGGACGCCCACGGCCTGTCGTTCGACGAGTCGCTCGCCGCCGTCCGCGCCGGCACCGTGTTCACCACGCACACCCCGGTGCCGGCGGGCATCGACCGCTTCCCCGTCGACATGGTGCGGCACTACTTCGGCGAGACGCTGCTGCCCGGCGTCCCGATGCAGCGGGTCCTCGCGCTCGGCGCCGAGGACAACCCGAACATGTTCAACATGGCGCACATGGGGCTGCGGCTCGCGCAGCGCGCCAACGGCGTCTCGCAGCTGCACGGCGCGGTGTCCCGCGGCATGTTCGGCGGGCTGTGGGAGGGCTTCGACGCCGACGAGGTGCCGATCGGCTCGGTCACCAACGGCGTGCACGGCGCCACCTGGGAGGCCAGGGAGATCACCGAGCTGATCGGCACGCCCGACGCCCCGGCCGCCGAGGTCTCCGACGGCGAGCTGTGGGACCTGCGCACCGCGCTGCGCGCCCGGCTCGTCGCGGAGGTGCGCCGCCGGGTCCGCAAGGCGTGGCTGGAGCGCGGCGCGTCGCTGCCGGAGCTGGGCTGGACCGAGCACGTCTTCGACGAGAACGTGCTCACCGTCGGCTTCGCCCGCCGCGTGCCCACCTACAAGCGGCTCACGCTCATGCTGCGCGACAAGGACCGGCTGCGCGACCTGCTCCTGGACCCGCACCGCCCGGTGCAGCTCGTCGTCGCGGGCAAGAGCCACCCCGCCGACGACGGCGGCAAGGCGCTGATCCAGGAGATCGTGCGGTTCGCCGACGACCCCGCGGTGCGCCACCGCATCACGTTCCTGCCCGACTACGACATGTCGATGGCCCGCTACCTCTACTGGGGCTGCGACGTCTGGCTGAACAACCCGCTGCGCCCGCTGGAGGCGTGCGGGACCTCCGGCATGAAGTCGGCGCTCAACGGCGGGCTCAACCTGTCGATCCGCGACGGCTGGTGGGACGAGTTCTACGACGGCGCCAACGGCTGGGCGATCCCCACCGCCGACGGCATCGAGGACCCGACCCGTCGCGACGACCTCGAGGCCAACGCGCTCTACGAGCTGCTGGCCACGCAGGTCGGGCCGGCGTTCTACGACCGCACCGACGGCGTGCCGCCGCGCTGGGTCGAGCTGGTGCGCCACACGCTGACGACGCTGCGCCCGCAGGTGCAGGCCGCGCGGATGGTGCAGGAGTACACCGAGACGCTCTACGCCCCGGCCGCCCGCGCCGCGGCGGGGATCGTCGCCGACTCCTTCGGGCCCGCGCGCGAGCTGGCCGCCTACCGGCAGCGGCTCGGGGACGCCTGGAACCGGGTGCAGGTCGTGGGCGTCGACGCGTCCGGGCTCCCGGACACCCCCGTCGTCGGGGCGCCGATGACGGTGCGCGCGGTGGTGGAGCTGGCCGGGCTGGACCCGGCCGACGTCGTCGTCGAGGCGGTGGTGGGGCCGGTCGACGAGACCGACCAGCTCGACTCGCGCAAGCGCACGGCGGCGATGAAGCACGTCGGGCCCGCGGACGGGGCGGG